Proteins from one Mesotoga infera genomic window:
- a CDS encoding LacI family DNA-binding transcriptional regulator: MKRATLREVALKAGTSMMTVSRVINDKEPVSPETKARVLKAIEELQYEPHQDARSLRGGKTGRIGLIVSDIRNPFYAQVVGDMEDLAELNRMAIVVTDTSRKLAQEKKAIKSLMDIRVDSIVIAPEGYESQHLLEVIDSGVGLISFGVHFDDPRIPEVSIDEEQGASQAGRYLRECGIKSVLIYMGNPRKLTTRGRIDGFIKGFGHVPEDRITCMEVDWKISCEAVRSLKELPEAFFCYNDMMAMGVIKALMERNIEIGKDVKVIGYDDVYMAEIAGLSTIRIPIRRMVEDAFKMILSGKWEKIKYVPELIMRKSAQIGGDGK; this comes from the coding sequence TTGAAAAGGGCCACGCTGCGTGAAGTTGCTTTGAAAGCCGGTACATCAATGATGACAGTCTCAAGGGTAATTAACGACAAAGAACCAGTCAGTCCCGAGACGAAAGCTAGGGTTCTAAAAGCGATAGAAGAGCTTCAGTATGAGCCTCATCAGGATGCTCGAAGTCTTCGTGGTGGCAAGACCGGTAGAATCGGTTTGATTGTCTCAGATATTAGAAATCCCTTCTATGCGCAAGTTGTCGGAGACATGGAGGATTTGGCAGAGTTAAATCGAATGGCAATAGTGGTAACAGATACAAGTCGCAAGCTTGCTCAAGAAAAGAAGGCAATAAAGTCATTGATGGACATTAGAGTTGATTCAATAGTTATTGCTCCAGAGGGGTACGAATCACAACATCTTCTTGAAGTCATAGATTCCGGAGTTGGACTTATTTCATTTGGAGTTCACTTTGACGATCCGAGAATCCCGGAGGTTTCGATTGATGAAGAGCAGGGTGCTTCTCAAGCAGGCAGATACCTTAGAGAGTGCGGAATAAAAAGTGTGCTGATATACATGGGTAATCCGCGAAAGCTAACCACACGCGGAAGGATAGACGGATTTATAAAGGGTTTTGGTCATGTTCCCGAAGATAGAATTACCTGCATGGAAGTTGACTGGAAGATTTCATGCGAAGCAGTTAGATCATTGAAGGAACTTCCGGAGGCCTTTTTTTGTTATAACGATATGATGGCTATGGGCGTTATCAAAGCTCTTATGGAAAGGAATATCGAAATCGGCAAAGATGTAAAGGTCATCGGGTATGACGATGTCTATATGGCGGAGATTGCAGGTCTTTCCACAATTAGAATTCCAATCAGACGGATGGTCGAAGATGCCTTCAAAATGATATTGAGTGGTAAATGGGAAAAAATCAAGTATGTTCCGGAGTTGATAATGCGCAAAAGCGCTCAAATAGGAGGTGACGGCAAGTGA
- a CDS encoding acyl-[acyl-carrier-protein] thioesterase codes for MNPRVTEERYRVRYYELNGNWKASIASIMDYFNDVVTLQSVEVGHDVETMRFSGYAWLLLRWEIDIRRFPAFMEKLLVRTVPHSMNKFYAYRRFEVIDESGTLIVHGKSQWILIDAQKRRPVRIADKHYEVYGLSKDFNEPLEFEDLSELELPDLSNVLKVRQSDLDTNGHANNVSYVRWIMQTVPGDFESKELKKLCIQYKHESMKGEEVLIESGFEDRDGLKIGLHRVTSGGKKLAIACTKWL; via the coding sequence TTGAATCCCCGCGTCACAGAAGAGAGATACAGAGTGAGGTATTACGAACTGAACGGAAACTGGAAGGCTTCGATCGCCTCCATAATGGACTATTTCAACGACGTTGTGACCCTGCAAAGCGTTGAAGTCGGCCACGATGTCGAGACGATGCGTTTCAGCGGGTACGCGTGGCTATTGCTTCGCTGGGAGATAGATATTCGGAGATTTCCGGCCTTCATGGAGAAGCTTCTGGTGAGGACGGTTCCTCATTCTATGAATAAATTCTACGCGTACAGGCGCTTCGAGGTTATCGACGAGTCGGGAACGCTCATAGTGCATGGCAAATCCCAGTGGATCCTCATCGATGCCCAAAAGCGCAGGCCTGTGAGGATAGCCGACAAGCACTACGAAGTCTATGGTCTGTCGAAGGACTTCAACGAACCGCTCGAATTCGAAGACCTGTCAGAGCTGGAGCTTCCCGATCTTTCAAACGTGTTGAAAGTGAGGCAGTCGGATCTGGACACCAACGGTCACGCCAACAACGTCTCGTACGTCCGCTGGATAATGCAGACCGTTCCCGGGGATTTCGAGAGCAAAGAGCTGAAGAAACTCTGCATCCAGTACAAACATGAATCGATGAAGGGAGAGGAAGTGCTCATCGAAAGCGGTTTCGAAGATCGGGACGGCCTGAAAATCGGTCTGCACAGGGTCACTTCAGGCGGGAAGAAACTCGCCATCGCCTGCACGAAGTGGTTATGA
- a CDS encoding ABC transporter substrate-binding protein produces MKRVFMVILLVSMALVAMGAQKLVINSYMSDPEPKRVFAELVDQFKELYPDYEVTVNTFSHEDFKVLLRTWLTASNPPDVVTWFAGERMRYFASRDLLEPIGDIFENGFEADFPKAFVSASSYGDKIYFVPQSWYWWGVYYRKSIFEKLGISVPVTWKQFLDVCETLKSNGIIPITIGTKYLWTAAGVFDYLNMRVNGIEYALKLTNGEIPYNDEGMKNVFAYWRQLVDKKYFLDNATSYTWQEAANFLFTGEAAMYLMGQFIKDVAPESVKEDLDFFRFPVIDGNIGLYEDTPIDGFMMPANAKNKEAGKTFLKFIASTEAQAYFASELGRLAANKHVPAPDAHAQKGLDMILASDGVMQFYDRDTDPEMANAGMNGFVEFMTFPNRIETILKNLEAERNRIYK; encoded by the coding sequence GTGAAAAGGGTTTTTATGGTAATACTGCTTGTTTCTATGGCGTTGGTTGCTATGGGAGCACAGAAACTCGTGATTAACTCTTATATGTCCGATCCAGAACCGAAGAGAGTATTTGCTGAGCTGGTAGATCAGTTCAAAGAGCTCTATCCCGATTACGAAGTGACGGTGAACACTTTCTCACACGAAGACTTCAAGGTGCTTCTAAGGACGTGGTTAACGGCTTCGAATCCTCCCGATGTAGTAACATGGTTCGCAGGCGAGAGGATGCGCTATTTCGCAAGCAGGGATCTACTGGAACCAATAGGAGATATTTTTGAAAACGGTTTTGAAGCAGATTTTCCAAAGGCTTTTGTTAGTGCTTCCAGCTATGGCGACAAGATATACTTTGTACCACAGTCATGGTACTGGTGGGGTGTTTACTATCGAAAGTCAATATTCGAGAAGCTGGGAATAAGTGTACCTGTTACCTGGAAGCAGTTCCTTGACGTTTGCGAGACTCTTAAATCAAACGGAATTATCCCGATAACCATCGGAACGAAGTACCTCTGGACAGCGGCCGGTGTATTCGACTATCTGAATATGAGAGTCAACGGAATAGAATATGCTCTAAAGCTTACAAACGGAGAGATACCCTATAACGATGAGGGAATGAAGAATGTATTCGCTTATTGGAGACAGCTAGTAGACAAGAAGTATTTTCTTGACAACGCTACGTCATATACATGGCAGGAAGCAGCAAACTTCCTATTTACGGGAGAAGCGGCCATGTATCTTATGGGCCAGTTTATCAAGGATGTGGCACCCGAGAGCGTAAAGGAAGACCTGGACTTCTTCAGATTCCCCGTTATCGACGGTAATATTGGCCTTTACGAAGATACACCTATCGATGGCTTTATGATGCCGGCGAACGCAAAGAACAAAGAGGCAGGCAAGACCTTCCTGAAGTTCATAGCCTCCACCGAGGCTCAAGCATATTTCGCGTCTGAACTTGGAAGGCTCGCTGCAAACAAGCATGTTCCGGCTCCGGATGCTCACGCCCAGAAGGGTCTGGATATGATACTCGCTTCAGACGGAGTTATGCAGTTCTACGATCGAGACACCGATCCCGAGATGGCAAATGCCGGAATGAACGGCTTTGTTGAGTTCATGACCTTCCCGAACAGAATCGAGACCATCCTGAAAAACCTGGAAGCCGAGCGAAACAGGATCTATAAGTAA
- the ltaE gene encoding low-specificity L-threonine aldolase, with translation MKWIDLRSDTVTLPGEEMRAAMANAEVGDDVYGDDPTVNRLEEIAARRLGKEAAIFVPSGTFGNQLSILTHTLRGDEVIIPASNHIIVHEAGASAVIAGVQMRTLDCDDGMPSVDRILKAIRGEDLHYPRTGLICLENAHSSGRVLPMEYMKEVYSIARERAIPVHLDGARIFNAAVSLGIDAREIASKADSVMFCLSKGLGAPIGSMLVGTKDFIARARKGRKIMGGAMRQAGIIAAAGIIAIEKMIDRLGEDHENARYLAKKLGEIEGVEIMRDRLDINMVFFKLDSGRPKAIVEELHRQGIKINPPEGDEWRLVTNLDVSRSDLETFIDRFAKAIRYR, from the coding sequence TTGAAATGGATTGACTTGAGAAGTGACACCGTGACGCTTCCGGGAGAAGAGATGCGCGCGGCCATGGCGAACGCCGAAGTCGGAGACGACGTTTACGGCGACGATCCCACCGTAAACCGTCTGGAAGAGATCGCCGCCCGACGCCTCGGAAAGGAAGCGGCCATCTTCGTTCCCTCGGGAACTTTCGGAAATCAACTCTCTATACTGACACATACTCTCAGAGGAGACGAGGTCATAATACCGGCCTCGAACCACATAATCGTTCATGAGGCCGGCGCTTCGGCCGTCATAGCCGGCGTCCAGATGAGAACGCTGGACTGCGACGACGGAATGCCCTCTGTCGATAGAATACTCAAAGCGATAAGGGGAGAGGACCTCCACTATCCCAGAACGGGATTGATCTGTCTGGAAAACGCGCATTCTAGTGGAAGGGTTCTCCCGATGGAATACATGAAAGAGGTGTATTCGATTGCCCGGGAGCGCGCGATTCCGGTTCATCTCGACGGAGCCAGAATATTCAACGCGGCCGTCTCTCTTGGAATAGATGCCAGAGAGATCGCCTCGAAAGCCGACAGCGTCATGTTCTGCCTCTCCAAAGGGCTTGGGGCGCCGATCGGCTCCATGCTGGTCGGAACGAAAGACTTCATCGCCAGAGCCCGGAAAGGGCGAAAAATCATGGGCGGAGCGATGCGACAGGCCGGGATCATAGCCGCGGCCGGGATCATAGCCATAGAGAAGATGATCGACCGGCTCGGCGAAGACCACGAAAATGCCCGGTATCTCGCGAAAAAACTCGGAGAAATCGAGGGCGTCGAAATCATGAGAGACAGACTGGACATAAACATGGTCTTCTTCAAACTCGACTCGGGCAGACCGAAGGCCATAGTCGAAGAGCTCCACAGGCAGGGAATAAAGATAAACCCGCCCGAGGGCGATGAATGGAGGCTGGTGACCAACCTCGACGTTTCACGCTCCGATCTCGAGACGTTCATCGATCGTTTCGCGAAGGCCATTAGATACCGCTGA
- a CDS encoding carbohydrate ABC transporter permease: MKGKKWVPWAFLALPLAMYSIWVIYPVGRTLFLSFTNWDGVSRTMRFVGLENFKELFNDPYFITSLINNFKWLIGFALICVPAGLGVALLLDQKFKGNKVYKTLVYLPMTLSFVVIGQIWSWIFEPRSGALNSFLALFGIKGISWLSDPSIVTYSLIMAASWRQISYAMVLYLAGLKGVPHELVEAATVDGAGSWRRFWNVVLPMLRPATVVAVTVSIIDSLRAFDIVYVLTRGGPFYSSSVMANYMYIKAFNNYRMGYGSSIATIQFLITLGFIIFYMRNVLKREAERE; the protein is encoded by the coding sequence ATGAAAGGTAAGAAGTGGGTTCCCTGGGCCTTTCTTGCGTTACCGTTGGCAATGTATTCTATATGGGTCATCTACCCAGTAGGTAGAACGCTCTTTTTAAGTTTCACCAATTGGGATGGAGTTTCCAGAACAATGAGGTTTGTTGGGCTGGAAAATTTCAAAGAGCTCTTCAACGATCCTTATTTCATCACTTCGTTAATAAACAACTTCAAATGGCTAATAGGATTTGCTCTCATATGTGTTCCAGCCGGCCTGGGAGTTGCTTTGCTTCTAGATCAGAAGTTTAAGGGAAACAAAGTTTACAAGACTCTAGTTTATCTTCCGATGACTCTCTCTTTTGTTGTTATAGGACAGATATGGTCATGGATATTTGAGCCGCGCAGCGGAGCTCTAAACAGTTTTCTGGCCCTTTTTGGAATTAAAGGAATTAGCTGGCTTAGTGATCCATCTATCGTTACTTACTCCCTTATCATGGCTGCCTCCTGGAGGCAAATTTCCTATGCGATGGTTCTTTATCTTGCCGGATTAAAGGGTGTTCCGCATGAACTAGTGGAAGCAGCCACAGTAGACGGCGCGGGTTCATGGAGGCGTTTCTGGAACGTAGTTCTTCCAATGCTAAGACCCGCAACCGTGGTTGCCGTAACCGTGAGTATTATCGACTCTCTCAGGGCTTTCGATATCGTGTATGTTCTTACAAGGGGAGGACCGTTCTATTCTTCATCCGTGATGGCAAATTATATGTATATAAAGGCCTTCAATAACTATCGAATGGGCTACGGTTCTTCAATAGCTACTATTCAATTTCTTATAACTCTTGGATTCATAATCTTCTATATGAGAAATGTTCTTAAGAGGGAGGCGGAGCGAGAATGA
- a CDS encoding lamin tail domain-containing protein translates to MKKTLTILTLQAIFAAMILALTLVPVRVETAGGPKDLTYATEFFDLWNGVQNYTHAKVINVVDGDTLLVSIDGVETTLRLIGIDTPETVHPTKEVEFFGIEASNLAKGVLSDKEIIISYDWNPTDVYGRTLAYVWLEVEFYGFKQYVMYNLLGVINGYGRAYLAFPFDEKLMDLFAQAQDIPRTLSLGLWSEPEQEEEEIYFDGPVQIAYIMADSLDEYVMIYNIGDKPVNLKGWQILAVSNGQKYTFDDLILEPGMAVHVHSGPQASVNVWKKSYIWRNKKAEGRLFDSSGNLVSVYSY, encoded by the coding sequence ATGAAAAAAACTCTCACCATATTAACTCTTCAAGCGATATTCGCCGCGATGATACTGGCGCTGACACTCGTTCCCGTGAGGGTCGAAACTGCCGGGGGTCCGAAGGACCTGACTTACGCCACCGAGTTCTTCGATCTCTGGAACGGGGTTCAGAATTACACACACGCGAAAGTGATCAACGTTGTCGATGGCGATACCCTTCTGGTGAGCATAGACGGCGTTGAAACCACCCTGAGGCTCATCGGGATCGATACGCCCGAGACGGTTCATCCCACCAAAGAAGTCGAGTTCTTCGGAATAGAGGCTTCGAATCTCGCCAAAGGCGTTCTCTCCGACAAAGAGATAATCATAAGCTACGACTGGAACCCCACGGACGTTTACGGAAGAACTCTGGCGTACGTTTGGCTGGAAGTCGAGTTCTACGGTTTCAAGCAATACGTCATGTACAATCTGCTCGGGGTCATCAACGGTTATGGACGGGCCTATCTGGCCTTCCCCTTCGACGAAAAACTTATGGATCTCTTCGCCCAGGCACAGGACATTCCGAGAACCCTCTCTCTCGGTCTCTGGAGCGAACCCGAGCAGGAAGAGGAAGAGATCTACTTCGACGGACCGGTTCAGATAGCTTATATAATGGCCGATTCTCTCGACGAATACGTGATGATATACAACATAGGCGACAAGCCAGTAAACCTGAAAGGCTGGCAGATACTGGCCGTCTCCAACGGCCAGAAATACACGTTCGATGACCTTATTCTAGAGCCGGGAATGGCGGTCCACGTTCACTCCGGTCCGCAGGCGAGCGTTAATGTATGGAAAAAAAGCTACATCTGGCGTAATAAAAAGGCCGAGGGCAGATTGTTCGATTCCTCCGGGAATCTTGTCTCGGTGTACTCTTATTGA
- a CDS encoding leucine-rich repeat domain-containing protein: protein MRRLFLCMLLVLLVLISGCFKRDLPESEFQVSSDSNILLYVDVLEVSAITNKGMVVLDNFEISTIELTDGLNNFLKQIWASVGDTLYKVKLITGDATCSIDYVEYPCTVSGNNINVMIDPFQMEDLTNVFYEFDIKLMKRGGRNPFFMLNPVIRVTGYFINNPPLIPDSPIPYDGATDTPLRPTLYWNCQDPDGGELSYDVYLSEPNDSSVFIKLTADHKTNNFELETDLQNTSTYYWKVVAKDSFGASTEGPLWSFTTSEIVVPEGSFLLKFSIGQPSQAGFALQEDSELSLVYTNIDLEDCYGRLVLSEGVNTVQLDKGGTYVFGVTERSGGVINVLGLIGDAELGLHTLPVSYAANDIIDLGHLIQNGDLFTSELITGQDLCNLLGHSYETLAAFGMFDITLKKFLNPDINKNGLYDREEDPETNWTFAIVTDSKWFDPGDIDFDDIEDPIKIPIDEFTRFVIRYAIGLRNASCLPTMVETSVPGRLTLPNGLGQIEVPGGEREEGFHWEPFHWETGWGEVWFQLEEVGEMIPPFNGDYVLELGNDYESVYYFDNLDFLTPDDYLEGFIFAVSKSSAYPNGQLKSISWRWYRMQGDGSYVLATPYEAAMTSRRLYFFMHGKEPDGSENTGIQGVVTPEDFGYDSSVGATIPLTQYDSWLYVNDSGRYNHYQCSQEDRANNTYNFIFRADIIGEPRDPFPCDGCTGVSLTPTLSWETFTDGETLIYTVQISTSRDDFDSFIVFETTTNATSVAVPQEHILNLHPVYYWRVFPSMEDPLHPGETITYAFESPIWSFYPEYPGNYPPLTPFDPDPTDGATGISLNSTLRWRCFDYDGDILSFEVYLSDPNDIDSLAFIHENYNYDALSISEYVQLKTESKYYWKIVAKDGRDGVAESPVWSFTTLTSGEEVFFPDQALKQVVCEYIGKDPGETIYANEVLGIEGLHAEQRNISNLSGIEHLSNLRFLYINENDISDISPLASLTKLEYLNIETNNISDISILTQLPNLQGLSTGRNPIANLSVVNQIPNLNSLALVGLGLENSDILFLGENTKIQTIWLNQNNITDLTTLASMVYLNSLDFSNNLVADLSPLQNLSYLTGIWGYSNQITNIEPLQYLTNLSALFMGGNQITDLSPLASLNQITHLECSSNQIADISPLATLQNLQWMSVSNNDIQDILPLVNNTGIDSGDYVDISFNFLDLTPDGTDMTNITLLLERGVNLAYEPQK from the coding sequence ATGAGAAGACTGTTTCTGTGTATGCTGTTGGTATTATTGGTATTAATTTCAGGATGCTTCAAACGTGACCTTCCCGAAAGTGAGTTTCAAGTTTCAAGCGACTCCAATATACTCTTATATGTAGATGTTCTTGAAGTATCTGCCATAACAAATAAAGGTATGGTAGTTCTGGACAATTTTGAAATATCAACAATCGAACTCACTGATGGCCTGAATAACTTCCTAAAGCAGATATGGGCATCAGTCGGAGATACCCTCTATAAAGTAAAGCTTATTACGGGTGACGCTACATGTAGTATCGACTATGTTGAATATCCCTGCACTGTCTCAGGAAACAACATCAACGTGATGATCGATCCGTTCCAGATGGAGGACTTAACAAACGTCTTCTATGAGTTCGATATAAAGCTAATGAAGCGAGGCGGAAGAAATCCTTTTTTCATGCTCAATCCGGTTATACGAGTAACAGGCTATTTCATCAATAATCCACCGCTGATACCGGATAGTCCTATTCCTTACGATGGTGCCACCGACACACCTCTACGACCTACGCTCTACTGGAACTGCCAGGACCCTGATGGTGGAGAACTCTCGTATGACGTGTATTTGAGTGAACCAAATGATAGCTCTGTTTTCATCAAACTGACAGCGGACCACAAAACGAATAATTTCGAGCTAGAAACGGACCTTCAGAATACCAGTACATATTACTGGAAAGTAGTAGCCAAGGATAGTTTTGGAGCGTCTACAGAAGGGCCCTTATGGAGCTTCACGACATCTGAAATCGTGGTCCCAGAAGGGAGTTTTCTTCTGAAGTTCTCAATCGGCCAGCCTTCACAAGCAGGTTTTGCTTTGCAGGAAGATTCAGAGCTTTCTCTTGTATACACAAACATCGATTTGGAGGATTGTTACGGTCGCTTAGTTCTGAGCGAAGGCGTTAATACTGTCCAGCTTGACAAAGGCGGAACGTATGTCTTTGGGGTGACTGAAAGATCAGGAGGAGTGATTAATGTTCTTGGACTCATTGGTGATGCCGAACTTGGCCTTCACACTCTTCCGGTTTCATATGCAGCAAACGACATAATAGACCTGGGTCATCTTATTCAAAATGGAGATCTTTTCACTTCTGAGCTCATCACTGGGCAGGACCTGTGCAATCTCCTTGGGCATTCATACGAGACCTTAGCGGCTTTCGGCATGTTTGACATAACGCTTAAGAAATTCCTGAACCCGGATATTAACAAGAACGGGTTGTATGACAGGGAAGAAGACCCTGAAACGAATTGGACGTTTGCAATTGTCACGGATTCAAAATGGTTCGATCCTGGGGACATTGATTTCGATGACATAGAAGACCCAATTAAGATTCCAATTGACGAGTTTACTCGTTTTGTGATTAGATACGCGATTGGATTAAGGAATGCTTCTTGTTTACCAACCATGGTTGAGACCTCAGTTCCTGGACGATTAACGCTTCCAAACGGGTTGGGGCAGATAGAAGTACCTGGTGGAGAACGTGAAGAGGGCTTCCACTGGGAGCCTTTCCACTGGGAGACAGGTTGGGGAGAAGTCTGGTTCCAGTTGGAAGAAGTGGGAGAGATGATTCCTCCCTTCAACGGGGATTACGTCCTAGAACTAGGAAATGATTATGAAAGTGTCTACTATTTCGACAATCTTGACTTCCTGACTCCAGACGATTACCTTGAAGGTTTCATATTTGCAGTGTCAAAATCATCTGCTTACCCTAACGGACAGTTAAAGTCAATCTCGTGGAGATGGTACAGAATGCAGGGAGATGGGAGCTACGTGCTTGCGACTCCGTATGAAGCAGCCATGACCAGCAGACGGCTCTATTTCTTCATGCACGGAAAAGAACCCGATGGATCCGAAAACACTGGCATTCAAGGTGTGGTGACACCTGAGGATTTTGGTTATGATTCAAGTGTTGGTGCAACAATACCCTTGACACAATATGATTCTTGGCTATATGTGAACGATTCTGGCAGATACAATCACTACCAATGCAGTCAGGAAGATAGGGCAAACAACACATACAATTTCATATTCAGAGCAGACATTATCGGTGAACCGAGAGATCCTTTCCCTTGCGACGGATGTACTGGTGTTTCGCTCACTCCGACTTTGAGCTGGGAGACCTTCACAGATGGAGAGACGCTGATTTACACAGTACAAATCAGCACCTCAAGGGATGATTTTGACAGTTTCATCGTCTTTGAGACTACGACGAACGCTACGTCTGTCGCAGTTCCTCAGGAACACATTCTGAATCTACATCCGGTTTACTATTGGAGGGTCTTTCCCTCGATGGAAGACCCTTTGCATCCCGGAGAAACTATTACCTATGCATTCGAAAGTCCTATATGGTCTTTTTACCCTGAATATCCAGGAAACTATCCTCCGCTTACACCATTCGATCCTGACCCTACTGACGGTGCCACAGGTATCTCGCTTAATTCAACGCTTCGCTGGAGATGCTTTGATTACGATGGAGATATTCTTTCTTTTGAAGTGTATTTGAGTGATCCGAACGATATCGACTCTCTTGCCTTTATTCATGAGAATTATAACTACGATGCCCTAAGCATCTCAGAATACGTTCAGCTAAAGACTGAAAGCAAGTATTACTGGAAAATCGTGGCTAAAGACGGAAGAGATGGCGTTGCAGAGAGTCCTGTGTGGAGTTTCACAACTCTCACATCCGGAGAGGAAGTCTTCTTCCCAGATCAAGCCTTGAAGCAAGTAGTCTGCGAATACATTGGAAAGGATCCAGGAGAAACCATCTACGCAAATGAAGTGCTGGGAATTGAAGGGCTTCATGCCGAACAGAGGAATATTTCGAATTTGTCCGGTATAGAACATCTGAGCAATCTGAGATTTCTATACATAAACGAGAACGACATATCGGATATCTCTCCGCTCGCAAGTCTCACAAAACTTGAGTACCTGAACATAGAGACAAACAACATCTCTGACATCTCAATACTCACCCAGCTGCCAAACCTGCAGGGCCTCAGCACCGGAAGAAATCCCATCGCGAATCTCTCGGTAGTGAACCAAATCCCAAACCTCAACAGTCTTGCATTAGTGGGGCTCGGTCTAGAAAATAGCGATATACTATTCCTTGGAGAGAACACGAAAATTCAAACTATATGGCTGAATCAGAACAACATCACCGACCTAACCACACTCGCAAGTATGGTTTACCTTAATAGTCTAGACTTCTCGAATAATCTGGTAGCCGACTTGAGTCCATTACAGAACCTCAGCTACCTGACAGGCATATGGGGTTACAGCAATCAGATCACCAACATTGAGCCTTTGCAGTATCTGACAAACCTGAGCGCACTCTTCATGGGTGGAAACCAGATAACTGATTTGAGCCCACTAGCATCTCTCAATCAAATCACTCATCTCGAATGCTCAAGTAATCAAATTGCCGATATCTCGCCTCTTGCAACTCTTCAAAACCTGCAGTGGATGAGTGTAAGCAATAATGATATTCAGGACATACTACCTCTAGTGAATAACACTGGCATAGATTCAGGAGACTATGTGGATATCTCATTCAACTTCCTGGATCTCACACCCGACGGAACAGACATGACAAACATCACATTACTTCTCGAGAGAGGAGTTAACCTGGCTTACGAGCCTCAGAAATGA
- a CDS encoding DUF3795 domain-containing protein, with the protein MLAFCGIDCSNCPVYRATMTNDEILKRETAEKWGREFGFVLEKSEMTCTGCRSEILFKLCFDCPFKECCSKKGIDNCGQCAEYPCQTLERFLRPIPEARANLDEIHRKFHGGTL; encoded by the coding sequence ATGCTGGCCTTCTGCGGAATAGACTGTTCAAACTGCCCGGTTTACAGGGCGACGATGACGAACGACGAGATCCTGAAGAGAGAGACGGCCGAGAAATGGGGCAGGGAGTTCGGCTTCGTTCTTGAAAAGAGCGAAATGACCTGCACCGGATGCCGGAGCGAGATACTCTTCAAACTGTGCTTCGACTGCCCTTTCAAGGAGTGCTGTTCGAAGAAGGGAATAGACAACTGCGGCCAGTGTGCCGAATATCCCTGTCAGACGCTGGAAAGGTTTCTTAGACCGATCCCCGAAGCCAGGGCGAACCTGGACGAAATCCATAGAAAGTTTCACGGAGGCACTTTATGA
- a CDS encoding carbohydrate ABC transporter permease encodes MKKTLFYLFATILVLIWLMPFVISAFTSLKSMDELMLEKKWWFPPKEIRLENYSTAWDDANMGRYFINTFIITVPSVLGALFLSSLGAFALAWYDFRFSKVVLMVFVGGMLIPFQMLLIPVYRLSISMGIYDRYLGVILFHMAFQLGFCTFFLRNFMKTIPASIFDAAMIDGANHFMIYRRIVLPLVIPAMAALGILEFTWIWNDYLWSLILIQSDKFKPVTLGLVNLQGQWISSWNVMAAGSIIAAVVPLVVFLLFQRYFIEGLTVGSVKG; translated from the coding sequence ATGAAGAAGACACTGTTCTATCTTTTTGCTACAATTCTCGTTCTCATCTGGCTTATGCCTTTCGTAATTTCCGCTTTCACTTCCCTGAAGAGCATGGATGAGCTGATGCTCGAAAAAAAGTGGTGGTTTCCTCCTAAAGAGATTAGACTGGAGAATTACTCAACAGCCTGGGACGATGCAAACATGGGTAGATACTTTATTAATACCTTTATCATTACTGTCCCTTCGGTTCTCGGCGCGCTCTTCCTTTCGAGCTTGGGAGCCTTTGCTCTGGCATGGTACGATTTCAGGTTCTCGAAAGTGGTGTTGATGGTATTTGTTGGAGGAATGCTGATTCCCTTTCAGATGTTGCTTATTCCGGTATATAGACTATCTATTTCGATGGGCATTTATGATAGATATCTTGGTGTGATACTATTCCACATGGCATTTCAACTGGGTTTTTGCACTTTTTTCTTGCGCAACTTCATGAAGACAATACCTGCAAGTATTTTTGATGCTGCAATGATAGACGGTGCTAACCACTTCATGATCTATCGCAGAATCGTCCTTCCGCTTGTGATTCCTGCTATGGCTGCGCTCGGAATCCTCGAGTTCACGTGGATATGGAACGATTATCTATGGTCTCTTATTCTCATTCAGAGCGACAAGTTCAAACCGGTCACCCTAGGTCTGGTTAATCTTCAAGGACAGTGGATAAGCAGCTGGAATGTAATGGCAGCGGGGTCTATAATTGCAGCGGTAGTGCCTCTAGTGGTCTTTCTGCTATTCCAGAGGTATTTTATAGAAGGACTTACAGTTGGGAGTGTTAAAGGTTGA